From a single Cyclobacterium marinum DSM 745 genomic region:
- a CDS encoding nucleotide exchange factor GrpE, which translates to MTDNVNEEKEQGLDQADISENLKNEEDLKQNSAQEDVEEEIKGEAESDSLAKENQELKDKYVRLYSEFENYRRRTAKEKLEMISSASISLIQEILPVMDDFERSFKVEGNDQEGSKLIYNKLGKILESKGLVPMDDLIGKEFDAEYHEAITQIPAPSEELKGKIVDVVEKGYMLSDKVVRFAKVVIGN; encoded by the coding sequence ATGACAGATAATGTGAATGAAGAAAAGGAGCAAGGCTTAGATCAGGCAGATATAAGCGAAAACCTTAAAAATGAAGAAGATCTGAAACAGAATTCCGCACAGGAGGATGTGGAAGAGGAAATTAAAGGTGAAGCGGAGTCGGACAGTTTGGCAAAGGAAAACCAAGAACTGAAAGACAAATATGTCAGGTTGTATTCTGAATTTGAAAATTATCGAAGAAGAACAGCAAAAGAAAAGCTGGAGATGATTAGTTCAGCTTCAATAAGCCTGATTCAAGAAATTCTTCCAGTAATGGATGACTTTGAAAGGTCTTTTAAAGTAGAAGGCAATGACCAGGAAGGAAGCAAGCTAATTTACAATAAATTAGGGAAAATTCTTGAATCCAAAGGTTTGGTACCAATGGATGATTTAATAGGAAAGGAGTTTGACGCAGAATACCATGAAGCAATTACTCAAATTCCCGCTCCTTCAGAGGAATTGAAAGGGAAAATTGTTGACGTTGTTGAGAAAGGATACATGCTTTCAGATAAGGTGGTCCGATTTGCAAAAGTGGTAATAGGAAACTAA
- the obgE gene encoding GTPase ObgE, whose amino-acid sequence MAGSNFIDYVKFCSRSGAGGNGSVHFRREKHVPKGGPDGGDGGRGGHIILRGNAQLWTLLHLKYKKHVIADRGNNGEGGRRKGADGKDVILEVPIGTVAREAETGEIRCEITEDGQEFVLTPGGRGGQGNDHFKTSTNQAPHYAQPGGEGIEEWIILELKLLADVGLVGFPNAGKSTLLASVSAAKPEIADYAFTTLIPNLGVVDYRDGKSFVMADIPGIIEGAAEGKGLGLRFLRHIERNSILLFLVPADADHIGEQYAILLDEIKRYNPELLDKKRILAISKADLLDEELMEALKPEIPQDVPHLYFSSVTGFQLPALKDLIWRALQ is encoded by the coding sequence GTGGCAGGATCCAATTTTATTGATTACGTGAAATTCTGTTCCCGTTCGGGTGCAGGGGGAAATGGGTCAGTTCATTTCAGACGAGAAAAGCACGTGCCCAAAGGAGGACCTGATGGTGGTGATGGTGGCAGAGGAGGGCATATTATTCTAAGAGGGAATGCACAACTATGGACTCTCCTGCATCTGAAATACAAGAAACATGTGATTGCAGACCGGGGGAATAACGGTGAAGGAGGAAGAAGAAAGGGTGCGGATGGAAAGGATGTTATTTTAGAAGTACCCATAGGTACTGTGGCCAGAGAGGCAGAGACCGGTGAGATCAGATGTGAAATTACCGAAGATGGTCAAGAGTTTGTTTTAACCCCTGGAGGAAGAGGTGGCCAAGGAAATGACCACTTTAAGACTTCGACCAATCAGGCCCCGCATTATGCTCAGCCGGGTGGGGAAGGGATAGAAGAATGGATTATTCTGGAGCTTAAGCTTTTGGCTGACGTGGGTTTAGTGGGGTTTCCTAATGCAGGTAAATCCACTTTATTGGCCAGTGTGTCTGCTGCAAAGCCGGAAATTGCTGACTATGCTTTTACCACACTTATTCCAAATTTGGGCGTTGTGGACTATAGAGATGGGAAGTCCTTTGTGATGGCAGATATCCCGGGGATTATCGAAGGAGCTGCCGAAGGTAAGGGCTTAGGCTTAAGATTCCTACGACATATTGAGCGGAATTCCATACTCTTGTTTTTAGTGCCTGCAGATGCCGACCATATAGGTGAGCAATACGCTATTTTATTGGATGAAATCAAGAGATACAATCCTGAACTACTGGATAAAAAACGAATTTTGGCCATTTCCAAAGCAGACCTGCTGGATGAGGAACTGATGGAAGCACTTAAACCTGAAATACCTCAAGATGTTCCCCATTTGTATTTTTCATCAGTGACAGGTTTTCAGTTGCCGGCACTTAAGGATTTGATTTGGAGAGCATTGCAGTAA
- a CDS encoding adenylate kinase, which produces MLNIVLFGPPGAGKGTQSEKLIEKYNIEHISTGDLFRKHLGEGTELGKLARKYMDEGNLVPDEVVIGMVEDKINHSLDANGVIFDGFPRTVAQAEALDALLTKKGTAISGMIALEVPEEELKNRLMERGKTSGRVDDQDEEKINNRIKVYNQETLPVANFYEKQGKLSKIHGVGAIDEIFQKICAVVDKY; this is translated from the coding sequence ATGTTAAATATCGTTTTGTTTGGCCCTCCCGGAGCAGGTAAAGGGACCCAAAGTGAAAAGTTGATAGAAAAATACAATATTGAACACATATCCACTGGAGATTTATTCAGAAAGCATTTGGGCGAGGGTACCGAGCTAGGAAAGCTGGCCCGAAAATACATGGACGAAGGAAATCTTGTGCCGGATGAAGTTGTAATTGGTATGGTAGAAGACAAGATCAACCATTCATTGGATGCCAATGGAGTAATATTTGATGGTTTTCCCAGGACTGTTGCTCAGGCCGAAGCGCTTGACGCACTGTTGACTAAAAAAGGGACAGCCATTTCAGGGATGATAGCTTTGGAAGTTCCGGAAGAAGAGTTGAAAAACAGATTGATGGAAAGAGGTAAGACCTCCGGAAGGGTGGACGATCAAGACGAGGAAAAGATTAACAATAGGATTAAGGTTTACAATCAAGAGACTTTGCCGGTGGCCAATTTTTACGAAAAGCAAGGGAAATTGTCCAAGATTCATGGCGTGGGTGCCATTGATGAGATCTTTCAAAAGATATGTGCTGTTGTAGATAAGTATTAA
- the hpt gene encoding hypoxanthine phosphoribosyltransferase has translation MIQLKHLVFEQYLKEETILKRVKELAEAINQDYQGKNPIFLAVLNGSFMFMSDICKEVSVDITVSFIKIASYTGINSDGKVRDLIGLEESLQGRDVIIVEDIVDTGTSMSHLLETINAKNPKSVEVVSLLTKPEALKKPINIKYVGFEIPDLFVVGYGLDFEGLGRNLKDLYQIVDKN, from the coding sequence ATGATTCAATTAAAGCACCTGGTTTTTGAGCAATATTTAAAAGAAGAGACCATATTAAAAAGGGTGAAAGAACTTGCCGAAGCTATAAATCAAGATTATCAAGGAAAAAATCCCATCTTTTTAGCTGTTTTAAACGGTAGTTTTATGTTTATGTCTGATATTTGCAAAGAAGTTTCTGTAGATATTACCGTAAGCTTTATTAAAATTGCCTCTTATACCGGTATCAATTCTGATGGAAAAGTCAGGGATTTGATAGGCTTAGAAGAGTCGCTTCAAGGAAGAGATGTCATTATTGTTGAAGATATTGTGGATACGGGTACAAGTATGTCGCATTTGCTTGAAACAATTAATGCCAAAAATCCTAAGAGTGTAGAAGTGGTCAGCCTATTGACAAAACCGGAAGCCCTTAAAAAACCTATTAACATTAAGTATGTAGGTTTTGAAATTCCCGACCTATTTGTGGTAGGTTATGGCTTGGATTTTGAAGGTCTGGGGAGAAATTTAAAAGATTTATACCAAATTGTTGATAAAAATTAA
- a CDS encoding M20/M25/M40 family metallo-hydrolase, with protein sequence MPFTNLLKEILQIESVSGDEANISAFILNHIFERKDKWKVTPNIYFGEEFQDNIVLVFGKPRTAVFAHMDTVGFTARYENQLVPIGGPELMDGVWLVGQDEAGPIRCMAKEIDGNVYHDFPRKIQTGTLLSFEQHVKVENGFLEGAFLDNRLGVFTLLQLCETIENGVLVFSTYEEHGGGSVPFLVKFIYDHWKIKQALIADVTWVTEGVHFNEGVVISMRDSFIPRKKFVDKIIEMARESNIPFQLEVEAYGGSDGREIQMSPYPIDWCFIGLPEENPHSPVEKVALSDLESMLKFYQYLLQYL encoded by the coding sequence ATGCCATTCACAAATTTATTAAAAGAAATTCTTCAAATAGAAAGTGTGTCAGGTGATGAAGCAAATATATCTGCTTTTATCTTAAACCATATTTTTGAACGTAAAGACAAATGGAAAGTTACACCAAATATTTATTTTGGTGAAGAATTTCAAGACAATATTGTTCTTGTTTTTGGAAAGCCCAGAACTGCAGTGTTCGCACATATGGATACTGTTGGATTTACGGCCAGGTATGAGAACCAACTTGTACCCATTGGTGGGCCAGAACTAATGGATGGTGTATGGCTTGTTGGACAAGATGAGGCAGGTCCCATTAGGTGTATGGCCAAGGAAATCGATGGAAATGTTTACCATGATTTTCCAAGGAAGATTCAAACCGGAACTTTACTTTCTTTCGAACAGCATGTAAAAGTAGAGAACGGATTTCTGGAAGGTGCCTTTTTAGACAATAGGTTAGGGGTATTTACCTTGTTGCAATTGTGTGAGACAATAGAAAATGGAGTACTAGTATTTAGTACTTATGAAGAGCATGGAGGAGGGTCTGTTCCTTTTCTGGTTAAATTTATCTATGATCATTGGAAGATTAAGCAAGCCCTTATTGCGGATGTGACATGGGTTACCGAAGGTGTTCACTTTAATGAAGGAGTAGTCATTTCTATGCGGGACAGTTTTATCCCTCGGAAAAAATTTGTCGATAAAATTATTGAAATGGCTCGTGAATCGAATATTCCTTTTCAGCTTGAGGTGGAAGCCTATGGGGGAAGTGATGGGAGGGAGATCCAAATGAGCCCTTATCCAATAGATTGGTGTTTTATAGGGCTTCCGGAAGAAAATCCCCACAGCCCGGTAGAAAAGGTGGCTTTATCCGATTTGGAAAGCATGCTCAAATTCTACCAATATTTATTGCAATATTTGTAA
- a CDS encoding OmpA family protein: protein MKKIILSTLMVGALAVGANAQDDFNKWSVEVNGGFNKPMAPMTPGYFSPTLNLGHADLGVRYMFNEKFGTKLDFGIGSFKNASDTPDFSTNYYRLNLQGVANLGRILNWETFSQTFNLLGHFGGGISQLSPQENQFADIKDQQYNVSTGMTLQVKLSDRIALNGDVTNFVAGRQSVAFDGASDITAADDGYYGMNSVWWTGTLGLTFYLGSNDTHADWYIRENKYATKDELATQIGEIKDMLKDSDGDGVPDYLDKEPNTPAGARVNSAGTTMDSDGDGLPDHLDKCPFVPGPASLEGCAPEDTEEVDYLAKAINDQYVNVYFAFDSSKPLGYSASSANYVANFMKRNPGVQVEIKGYADELGPENYNMKLSEKRAKSVYDLLVATGVDASRLSYKGYGEDTSVDKSSTDARQMARRVSFEIQ from the coding sequence ATGAAAAAAATAATACTATCAACACTAATGGTTGGTGCTTTAGCTGTAGGTGCTAATGCTCAAGACGACTTCAACAAATGGTCTGTAGAGGTTAATGGAGGGTTCAACAAACCAATGGCTCCTATGACGCCAGGTTATTTCTCACCTACCCTTAATCTAGGACATGCCGACCTTGGGGTCAGGTATATGTTTAACGAAAAATTCGGAACCAAATTAGACTTTGGTATCGGTAGCTTTAAAAATGCTAGCGACACTCCTGATTTCTCAACAAACTACTACCGTCTAAACCTACAAGGAGTTGCAAATCTTGGAAGAATCTTGAACTGGGAAACCTTTTCACAAACTTTCAATCTTTTGGGTCACTTTGGCGGCGGAATCAGCCAACTTTCACCTCAAGAAAATCAATTTGCAGACATTAAAGACCAACAGTACAATGTTAGTACTGGTATGACTTTGCAAGTTAAATTAAGTGACAGAATTGCTCTAAACGGTGACGTCACAAATTTCGTTGCAGGACGTCAGTCAGTAGCATTCGACGGAGCTTCTGATATCACTGCTGCTGATGATGGATACTACGGAATGAATTCTGTATGGTGGACCGGTACTTTAGGTCTTACTTTCTACTTAGGAAGTAATGATACTCACGCGGATTGGTACATCAGAGAAAACAAGTATGCTACAAAGGATGAATTAGCTACTCAGATCGGTGAGATCAAGGATATGCTAAAAGATTCTGATGGCGATGGTGTTCCTGATTATTTGGATAAAGAGCCTAATACTCCAGCAGGAGCAAGGGTGAATTCCGCAGGTACTACTATGGATTCTGATGGTGACGGTCTTCCTGATCACTTAGACAAATGTCCTTTCGTTCCAGGTCCAGCTTCTCTTGAAGGATGTGCTCCAGAAGACACCGAAGAAGTTGATTACCTTGCAAAAGCAATTAACGACCAGTATGTAAACGTTTATTTTGCATTCGATAGCTCTAAACCTCTAGGATATTCTGCTTCTTCTGCTAATTATGTAGCAAACTTCATGAAGAGAAATCCAGGTGTTCAGGTTGAAATCAAAGGTTATGCTGATGAGTTAGGCCCTGAGAACTACAACATGAAACTTTCTGAAAAAAGAGCTAAGTCTGTTTATGATTTGCTAGTAGCTACAGGTGTAGATGCATCTAGACTATCTTACAAAGGTTATGGAGAAGATACAAGTGTAGACAAATCTTCTACAGATGCTAGACAAATGGCTAGAAGAGTAAGTTTTGAGATCCAATAA
- the upp gene encoding uracil phosphoribosyltransferase, with protein sequence MFILNQNNSIANQFLAELRSIHIQKDRLRFRKNLERVGEILAYEVSKELPYSLHTITSPLAQVETPLLKEQPVIIAVLRAAIPFYQGILNFFDHADSGFIGAYRKEGEEQIEISLNYLASPDLTEKTVIMVDPMLATGKSFLKSIEALKGYGKPKQIEIVCAFAAPEGLEHIQENLELPYRFWIGALDEKLNQQSYIVPGLGDAGDLAFGPKI encoded by the coding sequence ATGTTTATTCTAAACCAAAATAATTCTATTGCCAACCAGTTTTTGGCTGAACTTCGTAGCATCCACATTCAAAAGGATCGATTACGGTTCAGAAAAAACTTGGAAAGAGTAGGTGAAATATTAGCTTATGAAGTTTCTAAAGAACTCCCCTACTCCTTACACACAATAACCAGCCCTTTGGCACAGGTAGAAACACCTTTACTTAAAGAACAGCCTGTGATTATTGCCGTCTTGAGAGCAGCTATACCATTTTATCAAGGTATTTTAAACTTTTTCGATCATGCTGACAGTGGTTTTATAGGCGCTTATCGGAAGGAAGGTGAGGAGCAAATAGAAATCTCTTTAAATTACTTGGCTTCGCCTGACCTTACAGAAAAGACTGTGATCATGGTTGACCCCATGCTTGCTACAGGAAAATCATTTTTAAAAAGTATTGAGGCCTTAAAAGGATATGGTAAGCCTAAACAAATTGAAATCGTTTGTGCTTTTGCTGCCCCTGAGGGCCTTGAACACATTCAAGAAAATCTAGAACTTCCCTATCGATTTTGGATAGGGGCTTTGGATGAAAAATTAAACCAACAATCTTACATCGTCCCCGGATTAGGGGATGCTGGTGACCTGGCATTTGGTCCTAAAATTTAA
- a CDS encoding calcium/sodium antiporter has product MSYLILALGFLILLMGGKFLVDGASAIAARLGLSPGLIGLTIVAFGTSAPELLVSVTASLKGASDITIGNVIGSNISNISLVLGISAIIFPIYIQKSTLKLDYPFTLISSILFYIMAFNGVISLFEGIILFSCFIGLNWYFFKTIERVEFTEEEALLMKKQSPWLAVLQLVGGAAGLYFGSELVVGNASLIARNFGVSERIIGVTIIAIGTSLPELVTSVLAALKKETEMALGNILGSNIMNVFSIIGITALIKPIDVATAFIFTDFVWMLGFTIILLPIMRINYIITRLKGVVLLTGYLFYIYILIS; this is encoded by the coding sequence ATGAGCTACTTAATACTGGCCCTAGGCTTCCTAATTCTATTAATGGGAGGGAAATTTCTTGTTGATGGCGCATCAGCTATTGCTGCAAGATTGGGACTAAGCCCCGGCTTAATAGGCCTAACAATTGTTGCTTTTGGAACTTCTGCACCTGAATTATTGGTAAGTGTGACGGCCTCACTTAAGGGTGCAAGTGACATTACCATAGGCAATGTGATAGGTAGCAATATTTCAAATATTAGCCTTGTATTGGGTATTAGCGCTATAATATTCCCCATATATATACAAAAATCCACACTGAAATTAGATTATCCTTTTACGCTAATTAGCTCCATATTATTTTATATCATGGCTTTCAATGGGGTAATATCCTTGTTTGAAGGAATCATTTTATTTTCTTGTTTCATTGGCCTCAATTGGTATTTTTTTAAAACGATTGAAAGAGTGGAATTCACTGAAGAAGAAGCTCTTTTGATGAAAAAACAATCTCCCTGGCTGGCTGTATTACAATTAGTAGGGGGAGCCGCAGGCCTTTATTTCGGCTCCGAATTAGTGGTAGGGAATGCTTCTTTAATTGCAAGAAACTTCGGGGTGAGTGAGAGAATAATTGGGGTGACAATTATTGCAATTGGCACTAGTTTGCCTGAACTAGTCACCTCAGTATTGGCCGCATTGAAGAAAGAAACTGAAATGGCACTAGGAAATATTTTAGGGAGTAATATAATGAATGTATTCTCTATTATAGGTATTACAGCACTCATCAAACCTATAGATGTAGCCACAGCGTTTATTTTTACAGATTTTGTATGGATGTTAGGTTTTACAATTATTCTCCTTCCCATTATGCGAATCAATTATATTATCACAAGACTAAAAGGAGTTGTTTTATTGACTGGATACCTCTTCTATATTTATATCCTTATTTCATGA
- a CDS encoding FKBP-type peptidyl-prolyl cis-trans isomerase, with protein MILKNKFTWLLGLVILMTSCLDDSPTEIELDMERDDLALEYYINSNNIDATKTQSGYYYTKTVEKPDADLFVSDDYIGVYYEIKSLDGQLIDSHLDESLEPKIFKYSQDGLWPIAITYASGLAKVGEEMTVYSPSYLAFGNYSYETLILPSSNLIIKLKYAAKYTEEELKEREEAMLAEYIASEQLEGFEEVAEGVYVRTITEGDDSKTESQLGSTVSVDFELFELGADEPVYESYESNQPTSVSVGNSGLEFLNEGLIDVYPDQKLEILSTSFNAYDQSIQIFPSVIREDLVNLGEQIDLVKPFTPILFKAEVLSVN; from the coding sequence ATGATTTTAAAGAACAAATTTACTTGGCTTTTAGGTCTAGTTATTTTAATGACGTCTTGTCTTGATGACTCCCCCACAGAGATTGAATTGGATATGGAAAGAGATGACCTTGCCTTGGAGTATTACATTAATTCAAATAATATCGATGCAACGAAAACACAATCTGGATATTATTATACTAAAACGGTTGAGAAACCTGACGCAGACCTATTTGTAAGCGATGATTATATAGGGGTATATTATGAAATCAAAAGTCTTGATGGTCAATTGATAGACTCTCACTTAGATGAAAGTTTGGAACCTAAAATTTTTAAATATAGTCAAGATGGATTATGGCCTATAGCCATTACTTATGCTTCAGGTTTGGCTAAAGTTGGTGAAGAAATGACCGTTTACTCCCCATCCTACCTCGCCTTTGGAAATTATAGCTATGAAACTTTGATATTACCATCTTCTAACTTAATCATTAAATTAAAGTATGCTGCCAAATATACTGAAGAGGAGCTTAAAGAGAGAGAGGAAGCAATGCTAGCAGAATATATTGCTTCTGAACAATTGGAAGGTTTTGAGGAAGTTGCAGAAGGTGTTTATGTGAGAACCATCACAGAAGGAGATGATTCCAAAACCGAATCTCAGCTGGGAAGTACGGTTTCGGTTGATTTTGAATTGTTTGAATTAGGAGCTGATGAACCTGTTTACGAATCATATGAAAGTAATCAGCCTACTTCAGTATCTGTAGGTAATTCCGGCCTTGAATTTTTAAATGAGGGATTAATAGATGTTTATCCGGATCAAAAATTGGAGATACTTTCCACTTCATTCAATGCGTATGACCAGTCTATTCAAATATTCCCTTCAGTAATCAGAGAGGATCTCGTAAACTTGGGCGAGCAAATAGATTTAGTGAAACCTTTTACTCCGATTTTATTTAAAGCAGAGGTGCTTTCTGTAAATTAA